Proteins encoded by one window of uncultured Draconibacterium sp.:
- the aepX gene encoding phosphoenolpyruvate mutase, protein MSKLVYVGMSADLIHPGHLNIIKEASKLGKVTIGLLTDKAIASYKRLPTLKYDQRKIVIENIKGVEQVVPQEELDYTRNLEKYKPDFVVHGDDWKKGVQSKTRQKVIDTLAQWDGKLIEVPYTQGISSTQLNQSIKEIGTTPEVRMGKLRRLIYAKPIVKVMEAHNGLTGLIVENSNVDINGQKREFDAMWLSSLTDSTVKGKPDIEAVDVTSRLHGLNDILEVTTKPIIYDGDTGGIPEHFVFTIRSLERLGVSAIIIEDKTGLKKNSLFGTDIAQTQDCIENFCTKIRAGKKAQVTKDFMIIARIESLILNKGIEDALERAEAYIEAGADGIMIHSREKDGKEILKFCEAYNKFEKRTPLVAVPTSYNHLKEKELMEAGVNVVIYANHLLRAAYPAMIDVAKGILTHERSLEMDNQCMSIKEILELIPGTK, encoded by the coding sequence ATGAGCAAATTAGTATATGTTGGGATGAGCGCAGATTTGATTCATCCCGGCCATTTGAATATTATAAAAGAAGCCAGCAAGCTGGGAAAAGTAACTATCGGTCTTTTAACCGACAAAGCAATTGCAAGTTACAAACGGCTACCTACCTTAAAATACGATCAGCGTAAAATCGTTATCGAAAATATTAAAGGAGTGGAACAGGTTGTACCCCAGGAGGAACTGGATTATACCAGAAATCTGGAGAAATATAAACCTGATTTTGTGGTTCATGGCGACGACTGGAAAAAAGGCGTTCAAAGTAAAACACGTCAGAAAGTAATTGACACGTTAGCGCAATGGGATGGAAAATTGATCGAAGTCCCATATACTCAAGGCATTTCATCGACCCAACTTAATCAGAGTATTAAAGAAATCGGTACAACTCCCGAAGTTCGGATGGGGAAATTACGCCGCCTGATTTATGCTAAGCCAATTGTAAAAGTGATGGAGGCGCACAATGGCCTCACCGGGCTGATCGTCGAGAATTCAAATGTTGACATTAATGGCCAAAAGCGCGAGTTTGATGCGATGTGGCTGAGCAGTCTTACGGATTCAACAGTAAAAGGGAAACCTGATATTGAAGCAGTTGACGTAACTTCACGTCTGCATGGCTTAAACGACATTTTAGAAGTTACTACAAAACCTATTATTTACGATGGCGACACAGGTGGAATTCCTGAGCACTTTGTTTTTACAATTCGCTCATTAGAACGTTTAGGTGTATCTGCTATTATCATTGAGGATAAAACGGGTTTAAAAAAGAACTCTCTTTTCGGAACGGACATCGCTCAAACACAGGATTGCATCGAGAACTTCTGCACCAAAATCAGGGCTGGTAAAAAAGCACAGGTTACGAAAGACTTTATGATTATTGCCCGGATTGAGAGCTTGATTTTAAATAAAGGAATTGAAGATGCGCTTGAGCGTGCTGAAGCCTATATTGAAGCCGGTGCCGACGGAATTATGATACATAGCAGGGAGAAAGACGGCAAAGAGATACTGAAGTTCTGCGAAGCTTATAATAAGTTTGAAAAACGCACACCTCTTGTTGCAGTGCCAACAAGTTACAATCATTTGAAAGAAAAGGAGCTTATGGAGGCAGGTGTTAATGTCGTTATCTATGCCAACCATCTTCTACGAGCAGCTTATCCCGCAATGATAGATGTGGCAAAAGGTATTCTTACACACGAACGCTCGTTAGAGATGGATAATCAATGTATGTCGATAAAAGAGATATTGGAACTTATTCCCGGAACTAAATAG
- a CDS encoding heavy metal translocating P-type ATPase metal-binding domain-containing protein — protein sequence MAKKEENSCVHCGADCGSNPVVWNELNFCCSGCKTVYQLLNENKLYNYYNLEETPGIKVETTTEFGNKYAFLDNDEVKEKLISFSEGSISKVKFYVPVIHCASCIWLLEHLHKLHKGIRHSFVNFTRKEVDITFDEKEISLRQVVELLASIHYIPDLSQSLSDKKDDKSYKKLLYKIGVAGFVFINVMTYSLPAYFNGEPLSDKLQSLFSILSYILVIPVAFYSGSDYYISAIKNLLKKNISIDLPIALGIIVLFLVTSYEVIFTGGPGYSDSLSGLIFFLLVGKWYQSKTYEALSFDRNYKSYFPIAVTKINKQIEESILIEKIEVDDELIIRNKELVPADAELVDGEGRIDYSFVTGESTPIVKKPGDFIYAGGRQMGGIIRIKVKKEVNQSHLTKLWNQDKSYEKPSDSLKTLSDRISHYFTLVVIAIAIIGFTFWAIRGEYHTAIFVFTAVLIVACPCALALSIPFTFGNTMRIFGKRGLYIKNTDVIEKLSHINSIVFDKTGTLTQPNQNKVVYSGTELSASEKEAVFSLTRQSTHPLSAALSQSFNGSEYHNPEHFVEVAGRGIFGKVNDLNLRIGSEEYVTNAPTTKKKKTSVVFVAIEDELKGHFTISNQYRTGFKNVLSSLKQGFNLFLISGDNDAEAKNLSSFFDREHMLFDQKPGDKAAFIKSEQNAGNTVLMTGDGLNDAGALMQSDVALTIADKVYHFSPASDAVLEAEQFIQLANFIRFTKTSLNIVKLSFLISFCYNIIGIAFALSGNLSPVVAAILMPISSVSVVAFATFATRLAGKLKLRKINVG from the coding sequence ATGGCGAAAAAGGAGGAGAATAGCTGTGTACATTGTGGTGCCGATTGCGGAAGTAATCCGGTGGTATGGAACGAGCTGAATTTTTGTTGCAGCGGTTGCAAAACCGTTTATCAGCTGCTGAACGAAAACAAACTTTACAATTATTATAACCTGGAAGAAACACCGGGAATAAAGGTGGAAACCACCACCGAATTTGGCAATAAATATGCATTTCTTGATAACGATGAAGTAAAAGAAAAACTGATCTCGTTTTCCGAAGGCAGCATTTCGAAAGTAAAATTTTATGTTCCGGTAATTCACTGTGCATCGTGCATTTGGTTGCTCGAACACCTGCACAAACTTCACAAGGGCATCCGCCATTCGTTTGTAAATTTTACCCGCAAAGAGGTTGACATTACTTTCGACGAAAAAGAAATTTCGCTGCGCCAAGTGGTTGAATTGCTGGCATCCATTCATTACATCCCCGACCTTTCGCAAAGTTTAAGCGATAAAAAAGACGACAAATCGTACAAAAAGCTGTTGTATAAAATTGGCGTTGCAGGTTTTGTTTTTATCAACGTAATGACCTACAGTTTACCGGCCTATTTTAACGGCGAGCCGCTGAGCGACAAACTGCAATCGTTGTTTAGTATTCTCAGTTACATTTTGGTAATTCCGGTGGCGTTTTACAGCGGCAGCGATTATTATATTTCGGCCATTAAAAACCTGCTGAAAAAGAACATCAGCATTGATTTACCCATTGCACTGGGCATTATTGTGCTGTTTCTGGTAACCAGTTACGAGGTAATTTTTACCGGCGGGCCGGGCTACAGCGACAGTTTATCGGGCCTCATCTTTTTCTTGTTGGTAGGCAAATGGTACCAAAGCAAAACTTACGAAGCGCTTTCGTTCGACCGGAATTACAAATCGTATTTCCCCATTGCCGTTACCAAAATCAACAAACAGATTGAAGAAAGCATTCTGATTGAAAAGATTGAGGTGGACGATGAGTTGATTATTCGCAATAAAGAACTGGTTCCGGCCGATGCCGAACTGGTTGACGGCGAAGGCCGCATCGATTACAGTTTTGTTACCGGCGAATCGACACCAATCGTTAAAAAGCCCGGCGATTTTATTTATGCCGGCGGCCGCCAAATGGGCGGTATCATTCGCATTAAGGTGAAAAAAGAGGTGAATCAAAGTCACCTCACCAAACTCTGGAACCAGGATAAATCGTACGAAAAACCCAGCGACTCATTAAAAACACTTTCCGATAGAATAAGTCATTATTTCACTTTGGTTGTAATTGCCATTGCCATAATCGGTTTTACTTTTTGGGCCATTCGTGGCGAATACCACACCGCTATTTTTGTTTTCACGGCCGTACTTATTGTTGCCTGCCCGTGTGCATTGGCGCTTTCTATCCCCTTTACTTTTGGAAATACCATGCGCATTTTTGGCAAACGCGGACTGTATATCAAAAACACCGATGTTATTGAAAAACTCTCGCACATTAACAGCATTGTATTTGATAAAACGGGCACCTTAACTCAACCTAACCAAAACAAGGTTGTTTATTCCGGCACTGAACTTTCTGCATCAGAAAAAGAAGCTGTTTTCTCGCTTACCCGTCAATCGACACACCCGTTGAGTGCGGCTCTTTCTCAATCATTTAACGGCTCGGAATACCATAATCCGGAACATTTTGTTGAAGTGGCAGGGCGTGGGATTTTTGGGAAGGTAAACGACTTAAATCTGCGAATAGGCTCAGAAGAATATGTGACCAATGCGCCTACTACAAAAAAGAAAAAAACATCAGTAGTTTTTGTGGCTATTGAAGATGAACTGAAAGGTCATTTTACCATTAGCAACCAGTATCGAACGGGTTTTAAAAACGTATTAAGTTCGCTGAAACAAGGTTTTAATCTTTTCCTTATTTCGGGTGACAACGATGCTGAAGCCAAAAACCTTTCATCGTTTTTCGATCGCGAGCACATGCTTTTCGACCAGAAACCCGGCGACAAAGCAGCTTTTATAAAATCTGAGCAAAATGCAGGAAATACAGTGCTTATGACCGGCGACGGATTAAATGATGCCGGTGCACTAATGCAAAGCGATGTGGCATTAACCATTGCCGATAAAGTGTACCACTTCTCACCTGCCAGCGATGCCGTTTTGGAAGCCGAACAGTTCATCCAGCTGGCTAATTTTATACGCTTCACAAAAACATCGCTGAACATTGTAAAACTCAGTTTCCTTATTTCATTTTGTTACAACATTATTGGAATTGCTTTCGCCCTCAGCGGAAATCTTTCACCGGTGGTTGCAGCCATTTTAATGCCAATCTCATCTGTTTCGGTGGTGGCGTTTGCAACCTTTGCAACGCGGTTAGCTGGGAAGCTAAAGTTGCGGAAAATCAATGTCGGCTAA